One Tachypleus tridentatus isolate NWPU-2018 chromosome 3, ASM421037v1, whole genome shotgun sequence DNA window includes the following coding sequences:
- the LOC143247397 gene encoding uncharacterized protein LOC143247397 isoform X1 produces MIGLQWTVPEDNYFEKPGCDVEVRYSEQMDDIIVNFEKAKIFNKTNVAVESLECKPPGEVQTIVFYLSLSEIPFKRSQTTLYFGVRVENQNHVKGEMSNWAYAMVDNTV; encoded by the exons ATGATAGGGCTCCAGTGGACGGTACCAGAggataattattttgaaaaaccaG GTTGTGATGTAGAGGTGCGGTACAGTGAACAGATGGACGACATTATAGTAAATTTTGAGAAAGCTAagattttcaataaaacaaacgtGGCTGTTGAAAGTTTGGAATGTAAACCACCAGGAGAAGTCCAAACAATTGTTTTCTACCTCTCTCTCTCGGAAATACCCTTTAAAAGGTCCCAGACCACTCTGTACTTCGGTGTTCGGGTAGAAAACCAAAATCACGTCAAAGGAGAGATGTCTAATTGGGCATACGCCATGGTTGATAATACCGTCTGA